Genomic segment of Prosthecobacter sp.:
AGCCGTGATCCCGAGCGCTGTCAGGATATCGTGGCCGAACTCGATGTGCCACAGGCGGAGATCGACGCCGCGTTCAAAACCAAAGCCTGCTCATTGCTGGCACCGTGGGAAGTGCCGCGTAGATGGATTGGAAAATCATGAATACCCCGCTGCCTGCCGCCGCCTTGAAACACATCGCCTCGCTCAGCGCCAAGCGCTGGGACCGCTGTTACACGGCGATGAAGCTGCGTTCAGACCCGGTTTATACGGCGGTGACACGTGAGCTGGCCGGATCAGCGCTGCCGGTGCTCGACATTGGTTGCGGCCTCGGCCTGCTGCCCTTTTATCTGCGTGAATCCGGCTTCACGCCGGACATCATCGGCTTTGATTACGACACGCGGAAGATCGCCAGTGCGCAAGTCATGACAGGGCAGGGTGGTTATGCGGGTTTGAGCTTCATGGCAGGCGATGCGCGCACCGGACTGCCGGATTTTGGCGGAAATGTGGTGATCCTCGACATCCTGCAATTCTTCACGCGTGTGGAGCAGGAGACGCTGCTGCACGCGGCGGCGGCC
This window contains:
- a CDS encoding class I SAM-dependent methyltransferase; this encodes MNTPLPAAALKHIASLSAKRWDRCYTAMKLRSDPVYTAVTRELAGSALPVLDIGCGLGLLPFYLRESGFTPDIIGFDYDTRKIASAQVMTGQGGYAGLSFMAGDARTGLPDFGGNVVILDILQFFTRVEQETLLHAAAARVEEGGKLIIRSCLADDSTRFRITVAGDWFAKLTFWMKAAPVCYPDRALFESVLSSAGLRVRAEPLWGGTPFNNHLIVAER